From a region of the Sphaerodactylus townsendi isolate TG3544 linkage group LG16, MPM_Stown_v2.3, whole genome shotgun sequence genome:
- the LOC125445716 gene encoding septin-4-like isoform X4, with product MIHRFLKDDSEEAELVQFLRDYPSKEYFRFVPSEGFQKDAGLGYREPKMFSSVVRNIPDDPLVEKEQRGFHRPQPLELHQHMAAPTPPSPSRPRSPWGRLDPYDSDEDDKEYVGFATLPNQVHRKSVKKGFDFTLMVAGEAGLGKSTLVNSLFLTDLYKDRKLLNAEERIMQTVEITKHVVDIEEKGVKLRLTIVDTPGFGDAVNNTECWKTVADYIDQQFEQYFRDESGLNRKNIQDNRVHCCLYFISPFGHGLRPLDVEFMKALHQRVNIVPVLAKADTLTTNEMERMKIKIREEIEQFGIRIYQFPECDSDEDDDFKLQDQALKECIPFSVIGSNCSGGGGPKTDVY from the exons ATACATCGTTTTCTGAAGGACGATTCAGAAGAGGCTGAGCTGGTTCAGTTCCTCAGGGATTATCCTTCCAAGGAGTACTTCCGCTTCGTGCCATCGGAAGGCTTCCAGAAGGACGCAGGGTTGGGTTATCGAGAGCCCAAGATGTTCTCCAGCGTGGTCAGGAACATCCCTGACGATCCCTTGGTTGAAAAAGAGCAGAGGGGCTTCCATCGCCCACAGCCCCTCGAGTTGCACCAGCACATGGCTGCTCCAACGCCCCCAAGCCCTTCCCGACCCAGAAGTCCCTGGGGCAGGCTGGACCCCTACGACTCTGATGAG GATGACAAGGAATACGTGGGGTTTGCGACACTCCCCAATCAAGTCCACCGGAAGTCTGTGAAGAAGGGCTTTGATTTCACACTCATGGTTGCAG GAGAGGCCGGCCTGGGGAAATCGACGCTTGTAAACAGCCTCTTTCTCACTGACCTGTACAAGGACCGCAAACTTCTAAACGCAGAAG AACGGATCATGCAAACGGTAGAAATCACGAAACATGTAGTGGACATCGAGGAGAAAGGCGTGAAGCTCCGCCTTACCATTGTGGACACGCCGGGCTTTGGGGACGCTGTCAACAACACAGAATG CTGGAAAACCGTGGCTGACTACATCGATCAGCAATTTGAACAGTACTTCCGGGACGAAAGCGGCCTGAACCGGAAGAACATCCAGGACAACCGCGTCCACTGCTGCCTCTACTTCATTTCGCCCTTCGGACACGG GCTGCGGCCCCTGGACGTCGAATTCATGAAAGCTCTTCATCAGCGTGTCAACATTGTTCCGGTCCTGGCCAAAGCCGATACCCTGACAACCAACGAAATGGAGCGAATGAAAATCAAG ATCCGTGAGGAAATTGAGCAGTTTGGAATCCGGATCTACCAGTTCCCTGAATGCGAttcagatgaagatgatgattttaAGCTTCAGGATCAGGCCCTTAAG GAGTGCATCCCTTTCTCTGTGATTGGCAGCAActgcagtggtggtggggggccaAAGACAGACGTGTATTAA
- the LOC125445716 gene encoding septin-4-like isoform X3 encodes MYTDVLWWLKDEEIHRFLKDDSEEAELVQFLRDYPSKEYFRFVPSEGFQKDAGLGYREPKMFSSVVRNIPDDPLVEKEQRGFHRPQPLELHQHMAAPTPPSPSRPRSPWGRLDPYDSDEDDKEYVGFATLPNQVHRKSVKKGFDFTLMVAGEAGLGKSTLVNSLFLTDLYKDRKLLNAEERIMQTVEITKHVVDIEEKGVKLRLTIVDTPGFGDAVNNTECWKTVADYIDQQFEQYFRDESGLNRKNIQDNRVHCCLYFISPFGHGLRPLDVEFMKALHQRVNIVPVLAKADTLTTNEMERMKIKIREEIEQFGIRIYQFPECDSDEDDDFKLQDQALKECIPFSVIGSNCSGGGGPKTDVY; translated from the exons ATACATCGTTTTCTGAAGGACGATTCAGAAGAGGCTGAGCTGGTTCAGTTCCTCAGGGATTATCCTTCCAAGGAGTACTTCCGCTTCGTGCCATCGGAAGGCTTCCAGAAGGACGCAGGGTTGGGTTATCGAGAGCCCAAGATGTTCTCCAGCGTGGTCAGGAACATCCCTGACGATCCCTTGGTTGAAAAAGAGCAGAGGGGCTTCCATCGCCCACAGCCCCTCGAGTTGCACCAGCACATGGCTGCTCCAACGCCCCCAAGCCCTTCCCGACCCAGAAGTCCCTGGGGCAGGCTGGACCCCTACGACTCTGATGAG GATGACAAGGAATACGTGGGGTTTGCGACACTCCCCAATCAAGTCCACCGGAAGTCTGTGAAGAAGGGCTTTGATTTCACACTCATGGTTGCAG GAGAGGCCGGCCTGGGGAAATCGACGCTTGTAAACAGCCTCTTTCTCACTGACCTGTACAAGGACCGCAAACTTCTAAACGCAGAAG AACGGATCATGCAAACGGTAGAAATCACGAAACATGTAGTGGACATCGAGGAGAAAGGCGTGAAGCTCCGCCTTACCATTGTGGACACGCCGGGCTTTGGGGACGCTGTCAACAACACAGAATG CTGGAAAACCGTGGCTGACTACATCGATCAGCAATTTGAACAGTACTTCCGGGACGAAAGCGGCCTGAACCGGAAGAACATCCAGGACAACCGCGTCCACTGCTGCCTCTACTTCATTTCGCCCTTCGGACACGG GCTGCGGCCCCTGGACGTCGAATTCATGAAAGCTCTTCATCAGCGTGTCAACATTGTTCCGGTCCTGGCCAAAGCCGATACCCTGACAACCAACGAAATGGAGCGAATGAAAATCAAG ATCCGTGAGGAAATTGAGCAGTTTGGAATCCGGATCTACCAGTTCCCTGAATGCGAttcagatgaagatgatgattttaAGCTTCAGGATCAGGCCCTTAAG GAGTGCATCCCTTTCTCTGTGATTGGCAGCAActgcagtggtggtggggggccaAAGACAGACGTGTATTAA
- the LOC125445716 gene encoding septin-4-like isoform X1, producing the protein MATEAEATASEDTAETQPCAPEGPFASAQTEGAGLCLQGQTEEPAIIPGEYTIHRFLKDDSEEAELVQFLRDYPSKEYFRFVPSEGFQKDAGLGYREPKMFSSVVRNIPDDPLVEKEQRGFHRPQPLELHQHMAAPTPPSPSRPRSPWGRLDPYDSDEDDKEYVGFATLPNQVHRKSVKKGFDFTLMVAGEAGLGKSTLVNSLFLTDLYKDRKLLNAEERIMQTVEITKHVVDIEEKGVKLRLTIVDTPGFGDAVNNTECWKTVADYIDQQFEQYFRDESGLNRKNIQDNRVHCCLYFISPFGHGLRPLDVEFMKALHQRVNIVPVLAKADTLTTNEMERMKIKIREEIEQFGIRIYQFPECDSDEDDDFKLQDQALKECIPFSVIGSNCSGGGGPKTDVY; encoded by the exons GCAACCGAGGCAGAAGCGACAGCCTCAGAAGACACCGCAGAGACCCAGCCCTGTGCTCCAGAGGGGCCCTTTGCGAGTGCCCAAACAGAGGGTGCTGGTCTCTGCCTCCAGGGGCAGACTGAAGAGCCGGCCATAATCCCAGGGGAATACACA ATACATCGTTTTCTGAAGGACGATTCAGAAGAGGCTGAGCTGGTTCAGTTCCTCAGGGATTATCCTTCCAAGGAGTACTTCCGCTTCGTGCCATCGGAAGGCTTCCAGAAGGACGCAGGGTTGGGTTATCGAGAGCCCAAGATGTTCTCCAGCGTGGTCAGGAACATCCCTGACGATCCCTTGGTTGAAAAAGAGCAGAGGGGCTTCCATCGCCCACAGCCCCTCGAGTTGCACCAGCACATGGCTGCTCCAACGCCCCCAAGCCCTTCCCGACCCAGAAGTCCCTGGGGCAGGCTGGACCCCTACGACTCTGATGAG GATGACAAGGAATACGTGGGGTTTGCGACACTCCCCAATCAAGTCCACCGGAAGTCTGTGAAGAAGGGCTTTGATTTCACACTCATGGTTGCAG GAGAGGCCGGCCTGGGGAAATCGACGCTTGTAAACAGCCTCTTTCTCACTGACCTGTACAAGGACCGCAAACTTCTAAACGCAGAAG AACGGATCATGCAAACGGTAGAAATCACGAAACATGTAGTGGACATCGAGGAGAAAGGCGTGAAGCTCCGCCTTACCATTGTGGACACGCCGGGCTTTGGGGACGCTGTCAACAACACAGAATG CTGGAAAACCGTGGCTGACTACATCGATCAGCAATTTGAACAGTACTTCCGGGACGAAAGCGGCCTGAACCGGAAGAACATCCAGGACAACCGCGTCCACTGCTGCCTCTACTTCATTTCGCCCTTCGGACACGG GCTGCGGCCCCTGGACGTCGAATTCATGAAAGCTCTTCATCAGCGTGTCAACATTGTTCCGGTCCTGGCCAAAGCCGATACCCTGACAACCAACGAAATGGAGCGAATGAAAATCAAG ATCCGTGAGGAAATTGAGCAGTTTGGAATCCGGATCTACCAGTTCCCTGAATGCGAttcagatgaagatgatgattttaAGCTTCAGGATCAGGCCCTTAAG GAGTGCATCCCTTTCTCTGTGATTGGCAGCAActgcagtggtggtggggggccaAAGACAGACGTGTATTAA
- the LOC125445716 gene encoding septin-4-like isoform X2 translates to MASYISEPEKEEKIHRFLKDDSEEAELVQFLRDYPSKEYFRFVPSEGFQKDAGLGYREPKMFSSVVRNIPDDPLVEKEQRGFHRPQPLELHQHMAAPTPPSPSRPRSPWGRLDPYDSDEDDKEYVGFATLPNQVHRKSVKKGFDFTLMVAGEAGLGKSTLVNSLFLTDLYKDRKLLNAEERIMQTVEITKHVVDIEEKGVKLRLTIVDTPGFGDAVNNTECWKTVADYIDQQFEQYFRDESGLNRKNIQDNRVHCCLYFISPFGHGLRPLDVEFMKALHQRVNIVPVLAKADTLTTNEMERMKIKIREEIEQFGIRIYQFPECDSDEDDDFKLQDQALKECIPFSVIGSNCSGGGGPKTDVY, encoded by the exons ATGGCTTCGTACATCTCTGAgccagagaaggaggaaaag ATACATCGTTTTCTGAAGGACGATTCAGAAGAGGCTGAGCTGGTTCAGTTCCTCAGGGATTATCCTTCCAAGGAGTACTTCCGCTTCGTGCCATCGGAAGGCTTCCAGAAGGACGCAGGGTTGGGTTATCGAGAGCCCAAGATGTTCTCCAGCGTGGTCAGGAACATCCCTGACGATCCCTTGGTTGAAAAAGAGCAGAGGGGCTTCCATCGCCCACAGCCCCTCGAGTTGCACCAGCACATGGCTGCTCCAACGCCCCCAAGCCCTTCCCGACCCAGAAGTCCCTGGGGCAGGCTGGACCCCTACGACTCTGATGAG GATGACAAGGAATACGTGGGGTTTGCGACACTCCCCAATCAAGTCCACCGGAAGTCTGTGAAGAAGGGCTTTGATTTCACACTCATGGTTGCAG GAGAGGCCGGCCTGGGGAAATCGACGCTTGTAAACAGCCTCTTTCTCACTGACCTGTACAAGGACCGCAAACTTCTAAACGCAGAAG AACGGATCATGCAAACGGTAGAAATCACGAAACATGTAGTGGACATCGAGGAGAAAGGCGTGAAGCTCCGCCTTACCATTGTGGACACGCCGGGCTTTGGGGACGCTGTCAACAACACAGAATG CTGGAAAACCGTGGCTGACTACATCGATCAGCAATTTGAACAGTACTTCCGGGACGAAAGCGGCCTGAACCGGAAGAACATCCAGGACAACCGCGTCCACTGCTGCCTCTACTTCATTTCGCCCTTCGGACACGG GCTGCGGCCCCTGGACGTCGAATTCATGAAAGCTCTTCATCAGCGTGTCAACATTGTTCCGGTCCTGGCCAAAGCCGATACCCTGACAACCAACGAAATGGAGCGAATGAAAATCAAG ATCCGTGAGGAAATTGAGCAGTTTGGAATCCGGATCTACCAGTTCCCTGAATGCGAttcagatgaagatgatgattttaAGCTTCAGGATCAGGCCCTTAAG GAGTGCATCCCTTTCTCTGTGATTGGCAGCAActgcagtggtggtggggggccaAAGACAGACGTGTATTAA